A segment of the Carya illinoinensis cultivar Pawnee chromosome 1, C.illinoinensisPawnee_v1, whole genome shotgun sequence genome:
ctacaaaacattgtagaatataaaaatattttataataagataaatgaaatatattaattaaaaaggaacactttcatgatcaactctaccactagaatcctcaaagaaatcagaaacatcaagacttgtaatatcttctccatctatagaatctaaagcatatgatggttcagtaaaatttgtttcaaatttctttgttttttcttttatagaagattggtataagtcaaccaagtgcttatctgtacgacagatacaagcccaatgtccagtcataccacatctatggcatccatcttcatctttttttaaaaatttgttttggggacctttgcccttctctgagttgaaccacttctggtggtacggtgtatatctattattgtcccttttagtgtggttacttctaggacctccacttccataatttttcctaccacgtccacaaccttgttttctttgaaaagatgcaccattcgcttctgggaatgatgtaaatctagtaccattcacttcaggaaatgatatagaaccagtaggacgtgactggtgatttcttaacaaaagctcattattttgcacAGCTAATAGaaaacaagatataagttcagaatattttttgaactttcgctctcgatactactgctgctgcaggagcacattcaaggcatgaaaagtagtatatgtcttctctaacaagtcatcatcagtgactttttcaccatataatttcaatagcgagctaattttaaagagtgcagagttatactcactaacactcttgaagtcttgcaacctcaggtgcatccaatcatgacgagcttttgggaggattatagttttctggtgttcatatctctcccttaaatcattccacaaaataagtggatctttcactgttagatactcagtttttaattcttcatgaagatggtgccgaaggaaaatcattgccttagcacggtcctgcagggacccttgatttccttctttaattgtatttcccaggttcatcgcttccagatggatctcagcatcaaggatctaagataaataattttttccagaaatgtcaagagcaacgaattccaattttgtaagatttgacattttttacatatataaatcaggaatataaaaatatattgaaaaacttacttgaagtagaggactactagcttcaaaatcgtcagaactttcgtgctgataacgtgttataaaactatcgaaaagtaaagagagagatagatttattataaaactttctaaaaggagagagagatagaactcaaagaagttatgaaacttatgaatttcttaaagaattcaacgatatatataggcgcacaaagggaactatgctatcttactatgcagtactatgctggcactgtgtatatgtcggccattcactatgctagttactatgcagtactatgctggtactatacactgtgctatgtcgaccattcactatgccagttactatgcagtactatactggtactatgcactgtgttatgtcggccatttactatgccagttactatgcagtactatgttgGCACTATGCTGACACTATACTAACACTATGcacttgacgactagataaatgtgatcatacaattcaagatagtttataacagaaaatatattgatttcttCAAGAAATTAATACCCTTAATTATGGTCAAAACAATGCTGACGTGGCCAAATCACGTTGGAAGCCAAAATTCACCGCAGCCATGCTAGCCGCAGCGGATCCAACTCCCCGAAAACCAAACACAAAAGCCTTCTCTTCTATAGAACCGTTCCTTCATTCTACTCGCCACCTGACTAACTTCTTTCAGAAACCTCAAAAAACCCTCGGAAAGACCCTGACGTTGTCTGCGATCCTCATAGGACTTAACTGTACTCTGCATCACCATGTACCGGGCCGCGGCTTCACGTCTTAGGTCTCTCAAGGTCAGTGCCGCCATCAAGCTCTGTCCCCCTAAAAATCCTACCTTTTCGTTTGTTTCTCTGAAAATGCTTGAGAAAAAATTCGTTAAAAAGATTCTGAATCTTCGTTACCTGAACGTAAACTATTGCATCTCGAAGTGAAAAGGCCGAGAAGCTATAATTTCTCCTCGGAAACTTTGACTTGTTCTTGGTTAGATCTGACTTtggtattataatttattcacGTTATTACTGGTTTTGTGATGAGTGgatgtgatttttgttttatattttttattttatctttgttttttaAGAGTTTGTATCGGGTGGAGAGCTTAATAAGCGATTTAGGTTTGTTTAGTTTAGTCTATAAACCTATTGAATTGAATTACCATTGCGGGATTAAGAGTATAAATCGGTCACAATGCTCTTTCCTATCTGCTTGGTTGCTGGTAGAAGAAAGGAATACAGAGGAAATCAAGTCGTGGGCCTTACATTGCATGTATATTTTACGTTTGGAGGATTTTTCTAAGCAACACCAAATTCAGCCTTaggttcaaattttaaataagcttttatttcttttgtatgtctcttttttttttcacatttgatAGTGAACccttccttttcattttgtatccaattaatttttttttttttccaagtactAAAATATGAAAGTTGCGAAAGAAAATTCGTTGCTACTGGGCCTTTTTACATTGATGTTTTACTGACTGGCAATTTGCCATGCTGTATAATGAAACTGCTTGAGTAGGGTTATGCAGGCACTTTTGGGACCACTAGGTTTGCGACTTCAAGTGCAGTTGCGGAAAAGCAATCTTCAGGGGGTCTCTTTAGCTTTCTCGCGGGGGGAAGGTCTGGAACTCTACCTTCCCTGAATATCCCACTTGCAGGCGTGACCCTCCCTCCTCCACTACCTGATTATGTCGAACCGAGTAAAACTAAGATTACAACTCTCCCTAATGGTGTCAAAATAGCTTCAGAAACAACGCTGGTATGGAAGAAGTGTTGCATCTTTTGTATTCTTTGATTTATTTAACTCCATTCTCATTTTAAATTTCAGTCCTATCATTTTGTTGTTTATAATCCTGATTAGGCTAGTTGGTCTTAATCAGAATCCTGCAGCATCCATAGGGTTGTACCTTGATTGTGGTTCTATTTATGAGACACCAGAGTCATTTGGGGCTTCACACTTGCTAGAACGAATGGCCTTCAAGAGCACAACAAACAGAAGCCACTTAAGCGTTGTGAGGGAAGTGGAAGCAATCGGCGGTAACATAGGAGCCTCAGCTTCTCGGGAGCAAATGGGGTACACTGCTGATGCTATAAAAACGTACCTTCCACAAATGGTAGAGTTGCTTGTTGACTCTGTGAGGAACCCAGCCTTCCTGGATTGGGAAGTCAACGAAGAGGTAAGAATTGTTATTTCCTCATTATAGATACTCAGAATACACCCCCCAATTTACACCAACCCTTGTGGCCGACCGGTACTTCTTCTCAAATCTGGAGAGGGGAGGGATTTGGAGGGTTGGAGAAGCGTATGGCTTTTATGTAGCCCACCATCAGCAGTttaaaagatgaaataaaaaaaggttttggTCTCCGTGCAGGTTGGACACTTCTTTCCGAACTGACATTGAACTCTTGATATTATGTAACTGCATTTTCCATTGCATAAAACCAGTTTGGACACTTTGGgagttttattctatttttcataGATTAGGTTCAGAAGAAGTGTTCTCTCGTTCTCCTTTtcctatatatttttaaaaaaatgaatttatcaaCCTTTTCCCCCATTGCTTTTTTCAATCGACATTTGCTTGAGTTTAGGTACAtttattttacctataaaaaaggtTGAGACATAAATATGTATATCTGTTTGAAGTTTTCCATGCATTGTAGCCTTATTGATTTACTGTCCATCTGTCATAGCCAATCCTTTTGTCTATTGTTCGGGTGCAAATGTTCTTATCATGGTATAATGTATGCTCATATAGCTGCAAAAGCTGAAAGCAGAGCTCGGAGAACTTTCTAACAATCCTCAAGGCTTACTATTAGAGGCTATTCACTCTGCCGGTTACTCTGGTGCATTGGCAAATCCTCTTTTGGCTCCTGAAGCTGCATTAAATAGATTGGATGGTACCATTTTGAAGGAATTTATTGCTGTAAGACCTAGAAACTTTTGCGGACTTGTTAACTGTTAATTCTTCGTCATTGAAATGGTGTTTGAttcctcattttattattttatttcctaTCTTTCTTCTGTGTTTTTCTGTTTAATAAATGGTGTTTGATTCTGGTATTTCAGGAGAATTATACAGCTCCTCGGATGGTTCTTGCAGCATCTGGGGTTGAACATGAGGAGTTTCTGTCCATTGCAGAACCACTCCTCTCTGACTTACCAAGCGCACACCGTTTGGAAGAACCAAGATCTGTATATGTTGGAGGGGATTATCGTCGTCAAGCTGATATAGTGGTGTGTATCACTCATCATCCTTGGCCATTGTCTTTAGTTTCACCACCCCAAGCCACCTGTTTGTTTTCTGTATTTTCTTTATGGATTGACTGCCTGAGTAAGAAACGTTATTCTGTTAGTCATATTGTTACTTATCCATTGACCCCCCTTGAGAACAGAACACGCACATTGCTCTTGCATTTGAAGTTCCTGGGGGCTGGCGTAAAGAGAAAGAAGCTGTTCTTGTGACTGTTCTTCAGGTGCTAGATTTTAACATCAacatttgaatgagattttatgGTTGTGATTATATATTCACCGCATAACAATTTATGTCATAACTAGTTCCCCCTCTCCCCCCACCTTCCTGTTGGGGCACTGCATGGGCGGGGAATAAAAAATTCGGGCTTAAATGGCTGTGAATTAATCAGTATGAGTGCTGCAGATGCTAATGGGAGGAGGTGGTTCATTCTCTGCTGGGGGCCCTGGAAAAGGGATGCACTCACGACTATGTAAGTTTTAACCCAGGTCTTCTGAGTCAATTTAGCGTGAATATATTTTGCTTTTATTCTGGTTTTGTTCTCTTGTCCTTTTTGCTTAGACTGTCCTTCTATCGGTTCATTTCTTGTTGAATTTCACTTGCTTTTTATGTATATACAATATCAGATTTTTCTAACATTTAGAATTTGTCTGTATTTGAACCCAGATCTCAATGTCTTGAATGAGTACCAGCAGATCCAATCATTTTCTGCATTCAACAGTATCTTCAATGAAACAGGATTGTTTGGAATTTATGCTAGCACTGTAAGGCACTGACCATCTAAACTTGCCATTATTGTAATCAAAACGTTTATTGCATATACACAATCGTGTGAATGTGGGTGTGGTTTTTTATGCATGTGTTTATTTCCAAATATCCAATGTTCCTAATCGACGATAAATTAAACTCACCTAATTTTTATTCAGTATAAATTAAACTTACCTAATTGAGTTGGCTAGGATGGTCATTTGATTGTTTATCTTAATTTAGGTCACGCAATCACTGTAGTGTGAATGTGGTGTGGTTTACGTATatgtttatttcaaatattcaatgaTCCTGATCAACGATAAATTAAACTTACCTAATTGAGTTGGCTAGGATggtcatttgattttttatcttaatttaaggTCCTTCAATGGTGTTGGTGTGATTCTATTCGATGATGCTGGAAATTATGTTCGTCTGCTGTTTAcccattgttttcttttgactAGAATTTGAGGAGTGACAAGGAAAAACCTAACAGATACGAGCTGGttttttgcataattttttcTAGAATATAGCCTTGTGTGTAAGCCATACACACATATAAATTCTTCTTATAGATGGATTATTTtcaagacatttttttttttttttgggctggatattgtagtttttttttgatcggtaattCAGATATTGCATTTTTCTTAGGCCATAATTGGGTTTCTGTTCTAGATTTGCTGACATTATTTAATGAATTTGTGACGATTAGTTCTGTAAACAATTTCTTATTGCCACCATTTAATTCTCTACTAAACTTGAGGATGTTCAATTTGTGAACTCAGGGCCCTGACTTTGCATCAAAAGCAGTTGATATAGCAGCTGGAGAATTAATCTCAATTGCAACACCTGGACAAGGTTTGCTCTGCATCCCTCTCATTCTGTGCTTTCTTCATGAGGTTTTTGTTATTTAAATCCTCTCCATGgtctttgcaatttttttatgcttCTATACCTGTGTGGCAGTTAGCGAGGTGCAGCTTAAGCGTGCCAAAGAGTCCACAAAATCTGCAGTCCTGATGAATCTGGAATCTAGAGTATGAAGATCCCGCCACGCCCTCTATCTCACACATATATGATTTATCCTGTTTGTGTTTTGTGCCATGTCTTGCCATTCTGTTCCCCTCTGCCTAGGGGGTTATATTGATAGCAGAACATCATTCTTGcggttttctattttattagctttttttaaatgtatttgttGTTTGGTGCTTCTTTATCTGTTATGGGCTTATAATTGCTCTGTATATTGCAGATGATTGTATCAGAGGATATAGGGAGGCAGATTTTGACTTATGGAAAGAGGTATGCCATGAGTAGTtggattctttttcttttcttctatgcATTCGTGCACAAACTTCTtccttgtttgatttttttgcttCTGTTTTGCTCACATTATAGGAAGGCAAGGGTATGTGAGATTTAAGGAAAACTCATGACCTTTAGTCTAGCTGTAACAtcatataacttttttattacATGAGATTTTTGCAACAGCGTGAGAACTAATGAAGAGATGGAAGATTCTTGTTTATGactatttctatataaaatattagcatatttcTTGTAATATTCTCAACAATGGTGGTAATTGTTTCTATGGGTAAAATACAACCATTCTCTGTACTTCATTAATCTTGCCATCTCAAAATGATTGTAGATGGTCGTTACAGCATGTTTTGACCTTGCAGGTTGCCTGTCGAGCATTTCTTGAAAGCTGTAGATGAAATCACTTTGAAGGATATTACTACGATATCACAAATGATCATTTCTTCACCTCTAACAATGGCATCATATGGGGATGGTAATTTTCTATTCTTCAAATAATATCTGATCTTTTTGTTTACGTTCTTGCATtggtaaataaaaaaagtttccTTCTGTTGTGCAGTTCTCAATGTCCCGAGCTACGAATCAGTTAGCAGCAAGTTTCTGATAAAATGAGTTCTCTTCGTTTCaagctttttttaaataaaattttgaagaagAGATTTTTGGTGAATATAACAGTTCAAGTGTTCAACAAGTGAATGTTTTTTCACCTAGTTTTTGTCTTTCATGACAATACTAAAATGtcataccattttttttttcgttcatGCTTAAAAGAATGCAAACAACCACTATTAATTATGTGGAAAAGAGCTAGAGAAACCATTAGGGAAAATGGTTTTGTAATTTTGGAGGTTTTGATGTTTCAGACAGTCTTCTATTGAGCTGGGCTTTTAATTCAGCCACAGATCCGCAAGTTGTGGTAACCAGACAAGGTTGTGAAGGGTTTTGTGCATGTGTAACAGGTCGAAGTAGATACAATCAACCACTATTTTAGCTTGAACGAGGTTAAATATTGTATACCTCGCTCTTAGCGTTATTATTGACGGTTTGTGTTATCACTTCTTCAAGTAGGATCCTCCTTTACTGGGAGAGAGACACATGATGTAAAACATGAGAATCATATTCTATCTTATGGTAGATAATAATACCACATCAGTACAGTGTGAAAGAGGTGGAATGGGAGTGTGGTACATAAAGTAGCTctaaataaatgcaaaaaccaCCATTCAACCCATATCAACCCTTTTCTCCTCTTACCTCCATGGGATTTTCTCCTGCTGTTGCCTCCATAGTCTATCCCTCCAAGCATTAAGTGTGTGTCTGAATCCCCTATCTCCTCTTTGTTCTCCTTAAGCCCAAAATTACACTCATAATTTGTCGAGTAGTCATTCCAAGATTGAGATCACAAGAAATGTTCAGAGaactgtattaaaaaaaaaaaaaaaaaggcgttTGTTAACTTTTGATGTGGTGGTAAGAAGCTCAGGAAGCAAAGCAGCAACCATTTGCAGATCAGTGGAAGGAAGGAACTCCAATCTATGTGTAGGCCAGACAAATCAAAGTCAAAATCCAAACTAAGGTAAAGCCATGACAATGTACATAGGAGTAGAGGAAGcaaagacaagaaaaatcaagaAACTGTTGTTAGCTGGATTTGCAGTCCTTTCAAAGCTGGAACATCATGAAAATATATTGATCGAGAATCAAATCGATGCACGCATTCAATTACACATTAGGCAGCTTCCAACAACTTTTTTGGAAACATACCCTCATCTCCATCCCCATGGCTTCTTAATTTTCATAGAGAAAAGGATACACCAATTCTGTAAAATATTCTAATTTCTAGACGTTTACTGGTTGCTCTTTTGTAAGACTTCATGCAGGTTTTAATGAAATGATTCGTGtttacaacaacaacaaaaaaaaaaaaaaaatgcgttTGTTCATCAATACCCTGTATTTCTTTCTAGAATGTTGACactttatttattgaaaaaacaaaaaacttaatACATAAGATTCTACTTTAAAgtatcataaataattataaacataTCAATAAATGCCTTCAAGTGATTGTCTAAAGTGTAATAACtcataaatgtttttttattttttaaatctgtcTCTTTTCCAATTACCAATTCTTAAAAGATCATCTCAATTTCAACGgaaaattaatcatatatatccaTTTAGGGTAAAATTTCAGGTATTTTGGCCATTTCACGTTATGCGACAATTTAATTTCCAACTTAATTTAGCAGTTGCATACATACGCATACTTCTCCTTGACCAGCTCATTGGGTACGTTTGGTTCGCAGAGAAACTCTTTCCCCTTTTCGTTCCTTACATTAACCCAATTTGGGATACCAATTTATAAAACTTGCTTTTTTTTCATCAATCATAAGGATGCCGGGTTTTGTGAGACAGATCggctttttgttgtttttggaatctttttcttcttgttcatcaattttCCCTTTCAACATTAGTCtctttttaaaatactcattagGTTTGGGGATTTTATTGCTAATCTGCTTGAAGTGTCTGCACTCTATAGAGGTTTCTTCTTCGCTTTTTCCACAATGAATAGCTTTCTTAGCATAGGAAATTTCTGGCCTTGACCTCTACCTATAGAGGTGAGTTTCCGTGATTTCTTGCTCGATattaaatttaggaaaaatatagttgcaagcatagttgtgcactaatctgtgcaccaatatgatgtgattggtcaaaaagtagattttattgaaaacagtgttaatttaaattttaagtatgaataaatcagtgttggtacacagattagtgcacaactgtgcttgtatgtagcaaaactcttaaattTAAACAGGTTTTCTATAGGCAACCGGCTAGGGGAATCACGGGGGCACCTGTGGCTGACATGGATTTATTTAAACGGGGTCGTTTCATTCAAAGTTCACTCCACTGAATTCCATTCTTCCCGAATCCCCTTTcctcttcatcttcccattCTCCCAAATCCCCTTCAGACCAAAGGCAATAACCCAGTTCCCACAACCATTTGCCCCAACTTTCCTTGCCATGCCAGAGCACTTGAACAAGATCATTAAGTTTTCAAGTCCTTTCATCACTATCAATTTATTTCTCGATCGCATCAAACCCTTTTTGTacaaaaaacatacataatttaTGAGATATCAACGAGAAATCAGAAACCCGATATTACAAAAAAATGCTCCTTATTCCATGTTCTCAAATCTTTCATTGAAGCTTTTGACTTCTTTATAATATGTCGATGGATAGAGCATGAAAACCATAACCTTTCCGCCATTCTTGTACTCTTTCTAGAAACCACTTTGCTTCTAGCTGCATTTTAAAATGGGCACTTTGAGTCTATAGTTTGCAGCTTTAACAAATTTCAGAGCTCATTCTAACATATATTCAAAAGATACAATTTATTTCAATAGTTTAGAAAGCTCAGAAATTGGAACAAGGAAGTAAGTGGCATGAATCACTGCCCACAATAATTGTACTCCAGAATAAACACTTAAGCATTTTACTCAAGTTTGAACTATTATGTGTGTATCAGTATGGAAATGTAGCCGCTAggaatcaaaaaaaaaaaaactaagaagaaggaagaagaagtgaTTTGGGGCTTCTTTTGTATGAAACGCTAcatttcactctcattttcccATTTCTCATTTTCCACGTGGCACCGGTTACGCGGGGGTTTTCCCATGCGGTTGCAagtaaaattattcaaattcaAAACATGAAACCATGAAAGTCTACATGTAAAGAATATGCAATCCACTATTTTGTAAGAGCATGTGGGGCAtattaataaatagaaaattaagTCAACTAACGTGATgtgttatattaaattataaaattatttttattataaaatagatcaaatatattatataaatacacgTTAGCTTGTGAGTTTAAtacttttatgagattttatcaATTCTCATTAATAAAGAGTCACGACATTGATAGATAATAAAATTCGCTATATCTCTACGAGCAGGTTCTTTAATTAAAACGAATGCTGACGTGATTACGTTTCTGCAGCTTTTATATATGTACCACTCTATGTGCTTCTCGTCGTTTATTattgttgtaaaatatatatatcacagaTTTCCATTCAATTTCATATCcattcttaactattaaaa
Coding sequences within it:
- the LOC122281821 gene encoding mitochondrial-processing peptidase subunit alpha-like isoform X1 — translated: MYRAAASRLRSLKGYAGTFGTTRFATSSAVAEKQSSGGLFSFLAGGRSGTLPSLNIPLAGVTLPPPLPDYVEPSKTKITTLPNGVKIASETTLNPAASIGLYLDCGSIYETPESFGASHLLERMAFKSTTNRSHLSVVREVEAIGGNIGASASREQMGYTADAIKTYLPQMVELLVDSVRNPAFLDWEVNEELQKLKAELGELSNNPQGLLLEAIHSAGYSGALANPLLAPEAALNRLDGTILKEFIAENYTAPRMVLAASGVEHEEFLSIAEPLLSDLPSAHRLEEPRSVYVGGDYRRQADIVNTHIALAFEVPGGWRKEKEAVLVTVLQMLMGGGGSFSAGGPGKGMHSRLYLNVLNEYQQIQSFSAFNSIFNETGLFGIYASTGPDFASKAVDIAAGELISIATPGQVSEVQLKRAKESTKSAVLMNLESRMIVSEDIGRQILTYGKRLPVEHFLKAVDEITLKDITTISQMIISSPLTMASYGDVLNVPSYESVSSKFLIK
- the LOC122281821 gene encoding mitochondrial-processing peptidase subunit alpha-like isoform X2, whose product is MAFKSTTNRSHLSVVREVEAIGGNIGASASREQMGYTADAIKTYLPQMVELLVDSVRNPAFLDWEVNEELQKLKAELGELSNNPQGLLLEAIHSAGYSGALANPLLAPEAALNRLDGTILKEFIAENYTAPRMVLAASGVEHEEFLSIAEPLLSDLPSAHRLEEPRSVYVGGDYRRQADIVNTHIALAFEVPGGWRKEKEAVLVTVLQMLMGGGGSFSAGGPGKGMHSRLYLNVLNEYQQIQSFSAFNSIFNETGLFGIYASTGPDFASKAVDIAAGELISIATPGQVSEVQLKRAKESTKSAVLMNLESRMIVSEDIGRQILTYGKRLPVEHFLKAVDEITLKDITTISQMIISSPLTMASYGDVLNVPSYESVSSKFLIK